In the Paenibacillus sp. FSL H7-0357 genome, one interval contains:
- a CDS encoding LacI family DNA-binding transcriptional regulator gives MPTIKDVALRAGVSVTTVSRVLNNRGYLSEDLKKKVYSAMDDLNYRPNELARSLSRSKSNIIGLIIPHVSHPFFGELTSHIEEHAYRNGYKLLLCNSQQDKHKELEYIDMLRASRVDGIIMGSHTLEVEAYRQMNLPLVTFDRRISPEIPYVCSDNYRGGVLATTLLINKGCRRLAHIGGHPELNILSVLRSEAFADTARQHNLPHTLLHTDNNSFDVGAYERLLAQLFNEQPDVDGIFAGSDLIAAYALKACRERGLRVPEDVRIVGYDGIALRSLLALPLSTIRQPIEDMGKLAVDLIIQQVHGGAVHAEYILPVELEEGATT, from the coding sequence CTGAAGAAAAAGGTCTACAGCGCGATGGATGACCTCAATTACCGGCCAAACGAACTCGCCCGCTCGCTCAGCCGCTCCAAATCAAATATTATCGGGCTGATCATCCCCCATGTCTCTCATCCTTTCTTCGGGGAATTGACCAGCCATATCGAGGAGCATGCCTACCGGAACGGCTATAAGCTGCTGCTCTGCAACTCGCAACAGGACAAACATAAAGAACTCGAATATATCGATATGCTTCGTGCAAGCCGGGTCGACGGCATTATTATGGGCAGTCACACCCTGGAAGTTGAGGCCTACCGGCAAATGAATCTGCCGCTCGTCACCTTTGACCGCAGAATATCGCCGGAAATCCCTTATGTCTGCTCCGATAACTATCGGGGCGGGGTGCTGGCTACTACCTTATTGATTAATAAAGGCTGCCGCAGGCTCGCCCATATCGGTGGGCATCCCGAGCTGAACATCCTGTCTGTGCTAAGATCCGAGGCCTTTGCGGATACCGCCCGGCAGCATAACCTCCCGCACACCTTGCTGCATACGGATAACAACAGCTTTGATGTCGGAGCTTATGAGCGGCTGCTTGCGCAGCTGTTCAACGAACAGCCAGATGTGGACGGCATCTTTGCAGGCAGCGATTTGATTGCAGCTTATGCGCTTAAGGCTTGCCGTGAGCGGGGATTGCGTGTGCCTGAGGATGTGCGGATTGTAGGATATGACGGCATTGCCCTGCGCAGCCTGCTGGCTCTGCCGCTCAGCACCATCCGCCAGCCCATTGAAGATATGGGCAAACTTGCCGTTGATTTGATCATTCAGCAGGTCCACGGCGGTGCCGTCCACGCAGAATACATATTGCCGGTTGAGCTGGAGGAAGGCGCTACAACTTGA